The sequence TTCATTGTCTTAATTTCCTGTCCAACATTTGATTTTGAggtagattttaattttaaaacaaatgggATTCAGTGTCAAAGTAGTAATCGAAGGCATCAGCTGTCTAGCTTTCTGTAATTTAATGGGGATTTAGCGAATGCATCAAGCATTTCAAACTGAGCTCAACCATATAACAATCTATATTGATTTCACACTCTGATTTCTTTATAAAGAAAAGTAGGagtttagatattattttgttCCTGAAGTTTCTTAGAAGCATACCAAattagattttttctttttttttttcttttttttggtgaaaccaAAGTTGAATTGTCGATCCACTTATTTCAATAAGTTCACATGAGTCCTGAACATATACATAACATTTATTGTTTgtatatcaaagaaaaaaaaaattgatagcgTTTGAACAAGTCATTGAATCTAAATTTTCCAAGAAAAATCAACgtctttcaattaatttttccgCGTGATGGATGTTCtcaaacataaatttaaatttgtgaagtatgatttttcttcCACATGATGTCAATATGACATGAAACAAGCAAAAGAAGCAGCTAATAGTCAAAAAGATAAAACGCTTGAAACAAGCACTCTGTATTTAGGTGGAACCGAATCtgaaatttgatatttcaaaGTGACAGTTTAATTTGACAAGAGAATAaaaaacccaatttttttttttcaataaaccaaataaaaaaaagaaaaaaattaaaaccaatgAGTTGTCCACTAGAAACACGATATCATAATGTAAGATCATATAGaggatgattttttttatttttttgggtaaatatatagGGGATGAAATTGTGTTAAAgaatattaggaaaaaaaagaaaatatgaaaaatcttAATTTGTTGTTCCTTCAATTCTAATTTTCATAATGAGTCTGAAGTAACGAAAAAAATTAGGTAAGTCCAATTTGATTTCATTAACTTTTTTAATAACTTAAATTAGAAACCAAGATACCTCtattagtttttctttctttcttcctacAAAGATAGCCTTCTTTCCAAGTTTTCTATCCATtactgttctccttttttttaatttctttttcttttaaatcaaaatgaaaCTAAATATATGTATCTATCCCTTTAATAAATCTTCtatttttaactcttttttCTATGTCTTTTATCTTTTGATTTGTCACATTGATCAAGACACTTATTAGATGTATAAACAAGGCCCTAATTTAATTCACATTTTCAATAAGGAACCCATTTTGAGATGCCAACCTTTTAAAATCCCATACAAGAAATTTCTGTCAGAGCTCACATGTTGTAGGCACTAACTTGCATTTAATCTCTGGTTAGGTAAAACCACTCATACTACTATCTAAGCTTTCACATAAAATTAATCCATTAAGCTTgaaatctttatttatttattttttcccgtgaatatataatattatttcatgtattcttttttttattttttatctgttAACTTGGTATCTTATAATTTTAAAGACTTGTGTTCTAAATTAGTGGAATCCAAATTCTTAAGATgagattgtttttgttttgtgttagtGGGTTAGTGACATCTCATGCTTCATTTGTAGTCCTAGAAAGCGCGCGTATCATAATATACAAAGGTTTTTCTTATTTGATAAAAACAGGCATGATTTCTTATATGGATTTTTATATATGGGAtctgttttataaattttattctaaTACCCGATGTCATAtgatattcatataatttgtttGAATGTCCAACAGTTTACATGTAACTAAGCCTTTACAGTCTAATATTagttgttatttaaaaaaattcttatacATTCCCACACTAagttttttcttcaaaattttgacaaatcatCTTTAAAATGTGAATTAGTTAATACAACTATggatgtaaaaaaattttagcttcctataattttgtatttttatttttcattattcatGTACTATTAGATTGTTCTATTTAAGAGCTCAGATGATTGTTCATACAGCATAATTGAGTGGTAAAAACACTGTCTTTTAcaacaatttgaattttgaatctctcatttttaatataaaataaataaaaaaatgaaccaAAGATGATATATTATCCAACCTTTTTGTGGTTTGtcaaatgcatttgtatttattACCCGAAAGCTTAACACTGTTTTTTagcaacaattttaattttgaatcgtTCACCttcaatgttaaaaaaaaaaaaaaaaaaaaatgggggaaaaaaagaaaaaaaatgatttattatcTAACCTTTGAGcaccaattttaattttgaatgtttcacctttaataaatagaaaaaagtaaaaataaaaaaagaaggtgaTTTATCATCCAACCTTTTGTGGTTCGTTAAGTAAGTCTACTTTATTTTTTGCTGCAATATGAGTGTAGAGACCCCGAATTTATTATAAAAGCTTCGGAATTTCGGACAAAAATCCTCTCATTTTTCTATTTGGAAACAATCCTTTTACTTATCAATTAATACTAATTACCTTATacaatttaagattaaaaaaaattaataaaacatggCTATCTAGAAAACAACCAGAAAATAATTGAATCAATTAGCAATTATATATTGGATAgccaaattttattaatttattttaattttaaattgaaattaatattaattattgagtAATGAGATTGTTTATAATAGTATAATTATAACcattggatttatttatttatttatttattatcaattacAATAATTTCCCTCTCCCATTACTTTACAATTATAGAGCCAACCTCACTtaatttagattaaaaatatttaatatagaacactttaaaatattaatatggcACACCTTGGTTAAATCCTTCATTCCTCTATAAATAGTGAGATCCACATAAAtggtaatgaataataaatacataGGAAGTAAATGGAAAGTGTGATTGTAATTGTTTTGAAGATggtgatattgatattttagaaaCTTGGAAGATGATTGATTTTCTCTCTAAAATCAAGAATTAATTAGAGAgaagagaaaattaatttttctttttttttacctgAGTATgctgattttcttttttagtaaACAGCTATCAAAAGAcagattataaaattttaaaattaaacatgttaataaaatcaaattcttaATTGATATTCAAcctatttattctttttaacatttttttggtACAACATTTAttgtcaaaatgaaaaaaataattaattgattatattcttttaaaaatttgaaaaaaaaaattattggtcccaaacttattaaaaaatcaaaccaCCCACCtctattattttgattatttattactaTCCACCTTAATTAATCCCAAACCCTactcaaatcaaaataataaataaaaagtatttttctatatCTTATAAATGCGCACCATATATgcctaaaccaaaaaaaattagaaagcgagcaaataaaaatataaaaaaaaaatatgaaaaaatccCCAGTCAGAGGATGAACATGAACGTTTCCTGTCAATTACAGAAGATGAAACTTATtatcccaaaataaataaaataaaataaaaaaggtaaaacttatcaaaatgctttattaaaaaaaaaaaagaaaagaaagaaaaagataatgataatgaGAAAGAGTCAAAGAAAAGTCCATAAAGTCTAAAGCCTCCAAATAAATCCAGGTAATACTCGGCATGTCTTCTTCAAAACGTAAATGCtctgttttttgggtttaaatttgtatatattctcAAGTCCCCTTTTCCCACCACCTCTCTTTTCCTTATAAACACCACCCAAAACCCATTCTTTCTTCTCCATTCTGGAAAAAAAGACTCccggaaaataaaattttctttccaacCAAACAAGCAATTTCTTACCCAATAAAAATACTACTTCTTACAATTCCGTTTCCAATCCCACTACTCTCTAGCCCTAAGTTTTGTTTTTCCGTTTCTCAAAGAAgcggaaaaaagaagaagagaaaaattaacaaaattaggGTTTTTCAAATTGGCCAATGTCACAGCTGAAGACTCTTTCACACCTTGATAGCGTGCCATCGACGCCAGGAAAGTTCAAGCCGGACAAATCCACGCCGTATGTTCACCGTTTCCGATTCTACACCTCACTTTCCAGACTAACCCTTTGGTCGTCTTTCTTCCTCGCCTTTAtaattttctgtttctttttctcttcctcttcgcCTCCTCCTTCGTCTCGTCGATCCCTCGGCGATTCCTGGGGTGGCCGTGACTGGGAACGGCGAGTAAGCCGCTCGGCTCGCAAGCACACTAGCTCCGGCTTAACGGTGCTTGTAACCGGCGCTGCTGGGTTCGTCGGAACCCATGTCTCCATTGCACTGAAGCGGCGCGGTGATGGCGTCCTTGGGCTTGACAATTTCAATCGCTACTATGACCCTAGTCTCAAACGCGCTCGCCAAAAGCTTCTTGAGCGTTCTGGGGTTTTCGTCGTCGAAGGAGATATCAACGACTCGTCGCTTCTCAAGAAGCTTTTCGAGGTTGTTGCGTTTACCCATGTAATGCACCTTGCAGCGCAGGCCGGTGTGCGTTTCGCTATGCAGAATCCGGGTTCATATGTGCACAGCAACATTGCTGGGCTTGTGAACCTCCTCGAAGTTTGCAAGTCCGCAGATCCGCAGCCGGCGATCGTCTGGGCATCGTCGAGCTCGGTGTATGGGCTTAATTCTAAGGTACCCTTTTCGGAGAAAGATCGGACCGATCAACCTGCGAGCCTTTACGCGGCGACGAAGAAGGCTGGTGAGGAAATCGCTCATACTTATAACCATATTTATGGGCTTTCGATTACTGGGTTGCGGTTTTTCACAGTTTATGGACCTTGGGGTCGACCGGATATGGCGTATTACTTCTTCACCAAGGATATTCTTAAGGGAAAATCGATTACTGTCTTTGAAGCTCCTAATCATGGAACTGTTGCTAGAGACTTTACctatattgatgatattgtgAAAGGGTGTTTAGCGGCTCTTGATACAGCGAAGAAAAGCACTGGGAGTGGTGGGAAGAAGAAAGGTCCTGCTCAATTGAGAGTTTTCAATTTGGGTAATACTTCACCGGTACCGGTTGGTCAGCTTGTAAGCATATTGGAGAAACTTTTGAAGGTGAAGGCTAAGAGGAAGGTTTTGCCGATGCCTAGGAATGGCGATGTGAAATTTACACATGCAAATATAAGTTCAGCATACAGAGAGCTCGGATATAAGCCTACGACTGATTTGGAAACTGGGCTCAAGAAGTTCGTTCGTTGGTATCTGAGTTATCATTCAGGTTCGAAGAAGAAGAGTTCCTGGTGAATTTCCTGAAAACCCGATGTTGAGCTTGGATTCTTCATATTTGTTCTTCTCGGATATCTTATTTCATTTTGCCATCTTTGATTT comes from Ziziphus jujuba cultivar Dongzao chromosome 6, ASM3175591v1 and encodes:
- the LOC107419385 gene encoding UDP-glucuronate 4-epimerase 3, whose amino-acid sequence is MSQLKTLSHLDSVPSTPGKFKPDKSTPYVHRFRFYTSLSRLTLWSSFFLAFIIFCFFFSSSSPPPSSRRSLGDSWGGRDWERRVSRSARKHTSSGLTVLVTGAAGFVGTHVSIALKRRGDGVLGLDNFNRYYDPSLKRARQKLLERSGVFVVEGDINDSSLLKKLFEVVAFTHVMHLAAQAGVRFAMQNPGSYVHSNIAGLVNLLEVCKSADPQPAIVWASSSSVYGLNSKVPFSEKDRTDQPASLYAATKKAGEEIAHTYNHIYGLSITGLRFFTVYGPWGRPDMAYYFFTKDILKGKSITVFEAPNHGTVARDFTYIDDIVKGCLAALDTAKKSTGSGGKKKGPAQLRVFNLGNTSPVPVGQLVSILEKLLKVKAKRKVLPMPRNGDVKFTHANISSAYRELGYKPTTDLETGLKKFVRWYLSYHSGSKKKSSW